A section of the Salmo salar chromosome ssa05, Ssal_v3.1, whole genome shotgun sequence genome encodes:
- the nr2f5 gene encoding nuclear receptor subfamily 2 group F member 5 isoform X1, with the protein MAMVVNQWQENISADPGSQLQICSQEPGGTPGTPSGSTPGNDALSGDKIPNVDCMVCGDKSSGKHYGQFTCEGCKSFFKRSVRRNLSYTCRGNRDCPIDQHHRNQCQYCRLKKCLKVGMRREAVQRGRMSNSQSSPGQYLTNGSDPYNGQPYLSGFISLLLRAEPYPTSRYGSQCMQGNNLMGIENICELAARLLFSAVEWAKNIPFFPDLQLMDQVALLRMSWSELFVLNAAQCSMPLHVAPLLAAAGLHASPMSAERVVAFMDHIRVFQEQVEKLKVLQVDTAEYSCLKSIVLFTSDAMGLSDVAHVESIQEKSQCALEEYVRNQYPSQPNRFGRLLLRLPSLRIVSSPVIEQLFFVRLVGKTPIETLLRDMLLSGSSYNWPYMPVQRDRPISLHYNENGP; encoded by the exons ATGGCAATGGTAGTAAACCAGTGGCAAGAGAACATTTCGGCGGATCCTGGGTCCCAGCTCCAGATTTGCAGTCAGGAGCCTGGCGGGACACCGGGAACCCCTTCTGGTTCCACCCCGGGGAACGATGCACTTTCCGGGGACAAGATCCCCAACGTGGACTGCATGGTGTGCGGGGATAAGTCCAGTGGCAAGCATTACGGCCAATTCACCTGCGAGGGCTGTAAAAGCTTCTTCAAGCGTTCGGTGCGACGGAACCTCAGTTACACATGCCGGGGGAACCGGGACTGTCCCATCGACCAACATCATCGAAACCAGTGCCAGTACTGCCGACTGAAGAAGTGCCTCAAAGTCGGCATGAGAAGAGAAG CTGTCCAGAGAGGCCGCATGTCCAACTCCCAGTCTAGCCCGGGTCAGTACCTGACCAATGGCAGTGATCCTTACAATGGGCAGCCCTACCTATCAGGATTCATCTCTCTGCTGCTGCGCGCCGAGCCCTACCCCACATCCCGCTACGGGTCCCAGTGCATGCAGGGAAACAACTTGATGGGAATCGAGAACATCTGTGAGCTGGCCGCACGGCTGCTCTTCAGCGCTgtggagtgggccaagaacatcCCCTTCTTCCCTGACCTTCAGCTCATGGACCAG GTGGCGCTCCTGCGCATGTCATGGAGTGAGCTGTTTGTGCTGAACGCGGCCCAGTGCTCCATGCCGCTGCACGTGGCGCCCCTGCTGGCGGCGGCTGGCCTGCACGCATCGCCCATGTCTGCGGAGCGCGTGGTGGCGTTCATGGACCACATCCGGGTGTTCCAGGAGCAGGTGGAGAAACTGAAGGTTCTGCAGGTGGACACAGCTGAGTACTCCTGCCTCAAATCCATCGTGCTCTTCACTTCCG ATGCCATGGGCCTGTCGGATGTGGCCCACGTGGAGAGCATCCAGGAGAAGTCCCAGTGTGCCCTGGAGGAGTATGTGAGGAACCAGtaccccagccagcccaaccgcTTCGGCCGCCTGCTCCTGCGGCTGCCCTCCCTCCGCATCGTCTCCTCGCCCGTCATCGAACAACTCTTCTTCGTGCGCCTGGTGGGAAAGACGCCCATCGAGACGCTGCTGCGCGACATGCTCCTCTCCGGCTCCAGCTACAACTGGCCCTACATGCCCGTGCAGCGCGACCGCCCCATCTCCCTCCACTACAATGAGAACGGGCCCTGA
- the nr2f5 gene encoding nuclear receptor subfamily 2 group F member 5 isoform X2 has translation MSNSQSSPGQYLTNGSDPYNGQPYLSGFISLLLRAEPYPTSRYGSQCMQGNNLMGIENICELAARLLFSAVEWAKNIPFFPDLQLMDQVALLRMSWSELFVLNAAQCSMPLHVAPLLAAAGLHASPMSAERVVAFMDHIRVFQEQVEKLKVLQVDTAEYSCLKSIVLFTSDAMGLSDVAHVESIQEKSQCALEEYVRNQYPSQPNRFGRLLLRLPSLRIVSSPVIEQLFFVRLVGKTPIETLLRDMLLSGSSYNWPYMPVQRDRPISLHYNENGP, from the exons ATGTCCAACTCCCAGTCTAGCCCGGGTCAGTACCTGACCAATGGCAGTGATCCTTACAATGGGCAGCCCTACCTATCAGGATTCATCTCTCTGCTGCTGCGCGCCGAGCCCTACCCCACATCCCGCTACGGGTCCCAGTGCATGCAGGGAAACAACTTGATGGGAATCGAGAACATCTGTGAGCTGGCCGCACGGCTGCTCTTCAGCGCTgtggagtgggccaagaacatcCCCTTCTTCCCTGACCTTCAGCTCATGGACCAG GTGGCGCTCCTGCGCATGTCATGGAGTGAGCTGTTTGTGCTGAACGCGGCCCAGTGCTCCATGCCGCTGCACGTGGCGCCCCTGCTGGCGGCGGCTGGCCTGCACGCATCGCCCATGTCTGCGGAGCGCGTGGTGGCGTTCATGGACCACATCCGGGTGTTCCAGGAGCAGGTGGAGAAACTGAAGGTTCTGCAGGTGGACACAGCTGAGTACTCCTGCCTCAAATCCATCGTGCTCTTCACTTCCG ATGCCATGGGCCTGTCGGATGTGGCCCACGTGGAGAGCATCCAGGAGAAGTCCCAGTGTGCCCTGGAGGAGTATGTGAGGAACCAGtaccccagccagcccaaccgcTTCGGCCGCCTGCTCCTGCGGCTGCCCTCCCTCCGCATCGTCTCCTCGCCCGTCATCGAACAACTCTTCTTCGTGCGCCTGGTGGGAAAGACGCCCATCGAGACGCTGCTGCGCGACATGCTCCTCTCCGGCTCCAGCTACAACTGGCCCTACATGCCCGTGCAGCGCGACCGCCCCATCTCCCTCCACTACAATGAGAACGGGCCCTGA